TCGATTGCAAGAGATGCAGTGATAAAAGCAATGAATGCTCAAGGATTAAAACCGACTGAATATTGTAAACAAATGAAAAAAGGAATAAAATTTTTATTGTTACCCGCATTGGTGATGGCTATCGGCCAATTGCTTTTACAGGAACAAGCAATTGCACAAAAAAAAGACAACAACAAAATTCTGCTCTATAAAAACCCGGCTCTTTCAATTGAGAAACGCGTGAATGATCTGATTACGCGGATGACCCTTGAAGAAAAAGTGTACCAAATGTGTGCCTTACGTTTGGGCGATGGAGACGAGGTGTTTAAAACGAGCGGTGTGTATTCGATAGATTATATCCGGCAGCAAATGAAAACACACGGCACGGGCCATATCAGTTGTCCCACCACCGATATGAATGCAGCCTTGAGCGTTAAAACGGCCAACGAAATTCAAAAAGTTGCAGTTCAAGAAACAAGATTAGGCATCCCAACGCTTATTAATGATGAAGCATTACATGGTTTCAAGGGCTTTGGCGCCACCTCTTACCCCCAGGCTATTGCACTTTCCTGTACATGGGACTTGGCCTTAATGAGAAAAATAGCAGATGCCATAGGGAAAGAGGCTTATAGTAGAGGTGTAAGGCAGGCATTAGGCCCGGTACTTGATCTGGCGAGAGATCCACGCCATGGGAGAATGGAGGAAACCTATGGTGAAGACCCTTATCTGGCTTCCCGTTTTGGTGTCGAATTTATCAAAAATGTACAGCAGAATGGCGTTATCTGTACGCCGAAACACTTTGCTGCAAATTTTGTATCCGCCAATGGATCAGATGCGGGCAATATTTCATTGAGCGAAAGAGAACTGAGGGAAATTCATTTGGTTCCTTATAAAGCCGCGGTAACAGAAGCCCATGCAAAATCTATAATGGCGGCCTATAATGCGATAAATGGGGTGCCGTGTCATGCAAATAAATGGCTGCTTACTGATTTGCTGAGAAAAGAATGGGGGTTTTCAGGGTTCACCGTATCTGATTGGAGCGGGGTAATACATACCATGGATATGCACAAAATAGCCGACTCGAAGGGAGAAGCTGCTGTGTTATGTGCCAATGCTGGTTTAGATGTAGATCTTCCCAGATACAAGGCCTATGTGGAATTAATAGACCAGGTTAAAAATGGGAACATTAAACAATCTGTGATTGATGAAAGTGTGAAACGCATTCTTCGGATAAAGTTGGAGTTGGGGTTGTTTGAACATCCATATATTGAGGATACAACACAAGCTGTTAAATTATGTAATGCTCCTGAATTTAGAGCTTTGGCCAAAAGAGCAGCTGAGGAAAGTATTGTGTTACTGAAAAACAAAAACAACGTATTACCTGTAATCGCATCGACAAAAAGTATCGCTGTTATCGGCCCTAATGCCAATACGGTTCAGTTAGGTGGGTATTCAGCCAGTGGAGTGGCTGGCGTTAGTCCGCTTGATGGCATAAAAAACATTTTTGGTTCAGCTGCTACCATTCGTTATGCTAAAGGTTGTACGCTTACGGGTGTTGATTCAACTGGATTTAAAGAAGCAGTGGGTATAGCGCAGCAGTCGGATATAGCAGTGTTGGTAATGGGTGGCCAATATGGCCTGACTGGTGGCGAATCGCAAGACCGGATAGATCTGAATTTGATGGGTGTTCAGGAGGCTTTGATCAAAAGAATAAGCAGCCTGCATAAGCCGGTGATAGTTGTATTGAATGACAGCCGCCCTGTAACCATGTTAAATTGGGTAGATAAAGTGGATGCCGTTTTGCAGATGTTTCCTGCAGGAGAAGAAGGAGGAAACGCCCTGGCAGAAATATTGGCAGGCAAAGTTAATCCATCCGGTAAAACTACAGTTACTATACCCCGAAATACAGGCCAGCTGCCATTAACCCAGATCACCCGTCCTTATGGAAGAGAAGGAAGTATTGCTGAATACCCGGAAACCAAAGGCAAACCAATGGATTTTAAAGATCGGTATTATGCGCTATTCCCTTTCGGTTTCGGATTGTCTTATACCTCATTTCAATATGGCAACATCAAATTTGTAAAGAACAAATTTTCAATAAATGAAAAAATTCAGTTGTCCGTAAATGTTACCAATACAGGTAATAGAGCTGGCGATGAAATAGTACAATTATATTTTACCAACCTGCATTGCAAGCATATTACCCAGGCCCGGCAGCAATTGAGGGCTTTTCAACGTGTAAGCATTCCTGCTGGAGGCACGCAAACCGTTACCTTCATCTTAAATCCATCAGATTTAAGCTATCTGGATGAGAATCTGAAACCTAAAGTAGATCCCGGTGAGTTTGAAATATTTGTCGGTGGCAATAGCGTGGATGGCGTCACCAGTAAATTCACGTTGGTATCCGAAAAGTAATCAGAGTAACAGATCCCTGTTAATATGAAATATTTTGCAAAGAAAGCAGACACTATAATTCAGGAGGCTTTGTCGTCTTTTATCTTGCTAAATCCACAATCTAGATGTGATTATATCCAGGCATTTCCCGCAGTTTTTTGTTTGCTCTTCAATTTCACTTAATAGAAATAGCTTTCCCAATTCCCGATCATTACCATTATGAAAAGAAACATCCGGCTCATTCTTCTTGCACAACTGATTACATTTACAACCGTGAAAGCGCAAACAACTTTTAACTTATATAAAGACGTTATACCGGGAAGCAAACCCGTTAAAAATGAAGAGGTATCCGAAACAGAAGGCGGTATATTGCGCATCAGCAAAATCACCGTTCCTACGCTTACCGCATATATTCCTGAGAAGCAGGATGCTAAAAGAACTGCAGTGATTATTTGCCCCGGCGGCGGTTACCAGATCGTAGCGGCAGATCATGAAGGTGCGGCTATTGCAAAAGAGTTTAACAAAAAAGGTATTACTGCTTTTGTTCTGAAATACCGCCTTCCGAATGAGCATACTATGCAGCACAAAGAGATAGGCCCTTTGCAGGATGCACAACAAGCCATTAAAACGGTAAGAGACAGCGCTGCAAAATGGAACATCGATCCTGCGCGTGTGGGCATAATGGGCTTCTCTGCAGGGGGGCATCTTGCATCTACTGCGGGCACCCATTTCACTAAGCCGGTAATTGACAATAAAGAGAATACCAACCTGCGTCCCGATTTCATGATCCTTATTTATCCCGTAATCAGCTTCCAGGATGTCTACGGCCATGTTGGCTCAAGGGAGCAGTTGATTGGAAAAAATCCTTCGCAGGAAAAAATCAAGGAGTACTCAAACGAATTACAGGTCACTTCAGAAACGCCAACCACCTTCCTCGTACATGCCAGCGACGACAATGTTGTTCATCCGCTAAACAGTATTCTTTTCTACCAGGCATTGCTTGCAAACCATATCCCTGCCGAGTTGCACCTCTATCAAACCGGAGGCCACGGCTTTGGCCGCTACAGACAAAACACTGCTGATGAATGGTTGGACAGGTGTTTTGATTGGATGACGCTGAATGGATGGAGAAGTAATTAAAAGAAGGTGTTTTTGATTGGTGCATAAACAGGCTGTTTTCCTGACACCTATACCCCTACCAAAATTTCAGAACGTACAAAGATTCCCTTTCCAAAATATTCGGGACGATGAAAATCAGGCGCCAGAGCATGGATCTTATTCCAGGCCAGGTAGTGTCGCTCTGGCAGGGCATCTCCACATTTAGAAAAATTAAGACTGCAGGTCATTCCTGCGAAACTGTCGATGTAGTGAAATTGAAACACCTCGGCCGGGATAGCTATAGTGATCTCCCATTCAAATAACCCATTTTCCCCATTAAACGCTATCGAAGTTTGCGTATCGATAAGCTCGAGCCGGCGCCGGTCGATGAACTGCCGGCCGGCCTTGCCACAGCCATACTGCCCCAATACGGTACCGGCGCAGTTAAATTCAAGATTGTAATAGTTCAGATCGTGTCCGAAACGGATAAAAAATCCCACGCAGCTATCTTTAAACACCGGCTCATTGGTACGTTTATGCAGAGCTGCAATATATTTTTCAGCAACGTAATATTTTAGAAAGACCACATCGTGCCCATACCCCATAACAAAGCTCACCCTCGGCTTTTGCCGCACATCCAGCCAAAGCGTATGGAGCATCGGCTGTTTATTTATTTCATCAAGCCTGGCTCCGGCCTGTGCAAGCATATCTGCACCAGGTGCGCAGGCTACAAATGGGATAATTAAGTTATTGGTTTGATTCAAGGGTATTACATTTATCGGCACAGATCTTTTTCACTGCCAGTGTTTGAGTTACCAGCTCCGGCAACGGTTCGACAGCAATTACGTCAACAGCAACCATCGAGCAATCAGGCCGGAACTTTGACGCTGATAAGGTCATCCCCCCTTTGACCGCCGTTTTTGCCGACCGGGGCCAGCAAAAACGGACAGTGTGCAGAGAAACACATCAGGCTATTTGGGTTAGCTCATTTTCCTGCGTGGGGGAAACCAATTATTATTTAACAGTTACAGCCACCTGCTGTACCGTTGTTTTTGAATCATCGGCGGTAGCGTTGGTGGCCACAAAAACCGCATTGTAGCTACCGGCTTGGGTATAGCTATAGGTATAGCTACCCAGAGTGGCAATCTCACTTTTTATGGCTACGCCTGCATCTGGTGTTACCTTGGTCAAGTCAACCGGACCACTAATGGCCCAGGCCTCTGCCGATGCTGTGGCTGCCGTAGTTGCCCCGGTGATCACCAGTGAGGTACCATCGGTATAAACCCAGGCATAATTGTTAGCGTTTTTGGCAGGATCATAGGATACCGCCCAACCCGGACTGTAGCTGGCTACCCCATAGTTGCTTAACGGCTTAGCCGGGCTGTTCAAATTGGCTATAGTATAGGTGGTGGCATCACTCAGCACATTATTGATGGCAAAGTTGGTGATGGTCCATTTGTTCTGGATAGTACCGCTTGCCCCATTGTATTTGAAAGCAAAGTAAACCGGTTTACCTTGTTTGGCCAGATCTGATAAGTCGATCAACCCTGAAGATGTTGCCGTTGTATTTGTTGGTATAGTTGCACGACTGGTGATATCGGTCCAGGTGGCTGATGCAATGTTAGCATTGGTGGTAGCAGTATCGCGTACCAGTACCCCTGCTAAAGTTTTCAGCGCTACACCTTTAAAATCTGTGGATACCAACAAACTAAGCGAGCCTGCCTGTGTGCCGTTGGCCAACTGCGAGGTAAATTGCAATTGCGCTGTACCCGCAGCCTGGGTGCGATTGATATACTGGTAACGTTTACCAACCTCGCCAGAGTAAAAGGTAATCACATTGGGGTTACCGCTGAACTTAAAGTTCACCGTATCGCCAGGCGCAAAGCTGGCAGGCGCGCTGCCATTATTTTTTACCGCGGTTACGCCAAAGCTGGGCGAAGGCACGTCCTGCTTTTTGTTACAGGCAGCCAAAGCAAGGGCGGTGATTGCTATGATATAGGAGAGTTTCATGTGTCTTTTCATTTAAAAGGATGAATAATTGATTACCAACCCGGATTTTGAGTTACAGCCCTGTTGACCGTAATCTCTGATGACGGGATTGGGTACAGGTTATGTCTGGCGGTAATGTTAGATCCGGCCAGCCCGCCATAAGCAAAACTGCCTCCGTTAGTTCTCATATCGGCGCCTAACGCATTCATAGTTTGCACCCAGATACCCCAGCGGATCAGATCCGCACGGCGTAAACTCTCGTAACAAAGCTCGCGGGCGCGCTCATCCTGAATGGCCTGCAGGAACGATGATTGCGACAAACCGGCTGGCAGATCCACCGTTGAAGTGGCAACAGTAGCAGTAACCGTAGCTGCAGCGCCGGCATAGGTAAATACCGCACCGGTGGTTGCAGCTGCAGATGCGCCGCTGGTATTGGTTGGTGCAGTGGCAGTTGAAGTACCTGCTGTGGTTACGTTATACAGGTTATTGCCGTTGGTTACTTGCTGGCCAACGGTATAATTTGTACCAGCCGCCCATACCAAGCCAACTTTGACGGTTGGTGCAGATGTATAACCACTACCCGGATTGGTAATAGCAACGCCATTCACCTTACCGGTGCTGGCAATAGAAGCCATGCCGGTTGCACCGGTACCGCCACCACCAGTGATGGTTAATGGCACGTTGGCTTGTGTGGTGGTTGAGTATGCATAACCGGTGTTGCCGGCAGTAGCAAGGGTAAGGCCGCTTACTACAGATACAGAAGCACCGGCGGTGCTAACATTGAGTCCAAAGGCGCGTCTTCTTACCTGGTTAATAGCGTTGTAAGCGGTAGCACTTGGTCCGTTAACCTGGTTCTCAGCCTCGGCCAGCATCAGCAATACATCCGAGTAACGCAAAAGCGGGAAATTAATAGTTGTATTATTTTTGTTTTTAGGCGCCGGCATGGTCTCATACTCCCGACGGAACTTGCCTTCATTACGATTATATAATTGCGCAGAGGTAAAGAAAACATCAGACACCGGCGTAGTTGCACTATTGTATGAATAGGGTGCAATGGCCCAATCGCGGCGTAAATCGCCGGCACTATATAGGTTGTATAACTTTGCCGTTGCGTCAATAAAGGCATAACTATAACCAATAACATCTGTATTAGCCGATAAGGCGATACCATTGACGTTCCCCAGGCGGCTATAATCGCCCAGGCCATTAGCGTTGTTGTTATTTGCCTCAACCTCCCACATACTCTCTTTTACATCATATATACCTTGATGCAGATTAACAAACATCTGCTTGTAACTTGGATTAAGGCTGTGTTCGCCAGACGACACCACTTTCTGCGCCCAGCTTAGTGCATCCTGGTATTTGGAAACATCATTTAGCGGATACCCGGCCATGGTTAAACAAACCCTTGCCAAGATACCCTCAACTGTGGTTTTTGAAACCCGGCCGCCATAACCCAGAGAGGTTGCTGTATAAACCATACCTTCGGCAGCCTGCATATCTTTCAGCACCTGGGCATAAACGTCCCTGGCAGGCGTACGCGGGATATTAACATCGCTAACCGAGGCTGTGGGTGTGGTTTTGAGCGGCACATCGCCGAAATTGCTTACCAGCAGGAAGTAATAGTAGCCACGCAGAAACATGGTTTCGCCCAGAATGGCTTTCCGCTTGGTTTCGTCCATTGGTGCCAGGTTAATATTCTGGATCAGGATGTTAGCGCGCTCTATCCCCTGATACAACTGGGTCCAGAGGTTATTGACATCGGCATTGGTATAATCAAAATTGTATACCATTACGCCGGTTGTTTGAGCAGACCGGGCATAAAAGCCTTCATCAGTAGCAGCTCCAATGGAAGAAAACATGGCGCTGCCATACATACTTTCTGTAACCAACGGCTGATAAACCCCGGCCAGGGCATTATTGAGTTTTGCTTCAGTATTATAATATTCTGTTTGTGTAAGTGTATCAGATGGAACAGTGTCCAGATTTTTTTTACACGAAACCATTTCCAGGCTCAACAGAGCGGCCAGAAATAAAAGTGAACGTTTCATAGTCAAAATCTTTAGTGGTTAAAAATTAACGTTAGCGCCAAAGGCAATTGTTCTTGCGCGTGGATAAGCGCTGTAATCAAACCCGCCTGTAAGTACAGAGTTGTACGTACTTACTTCCGGATCTTCGCCGGTGTAGTGGGTCCAGGTCCAAAGGTTCTGGGCCGACGCAAACACCCTGATGGATGACACTTTGATTTTTTGTAACCATCCCTTAGGCAGGTTATAACCCAGTTGCACTGTTTTTAAACGCAGATATGAACCATCTTCTACCGTTCTGGATGAGTAGCCACCGCCGAAATAACCACCTACACGGTAGTTGGCAGAGTTTTGATTGGTTGGCGTCCAGCGATCATTATAGCTGGCAAACTGCTCCAGATAAGTGTTACCCAATATATTACCCTCAAATACCATGCGGCTTACGTTCTGTATGTCGTTACCGTAAGACCACTGGAAGAATACGCTCAGGTCAAAATTCCTATAAGTAAAGTTGTTGGTAAAACCACCGGTGTGGATAGGTAGCGAACGGCCGATCACGGTATAATCAGATGAGTTAACTACACCATCGCCGTTCAAGTCCTTGTATTTAATATCACCTGGCTGGATGCTGGCACGATTATTACCATTAGACGCTACATTATCTTTCAGCACGTAGCCACCTGTGGCGGTTCTGTTAAAATCACTATACTGATAGTTGCCATCCCAGATATAACCAAACATTTGCCCCAGCGGCTGCCCTACTCTGGCAATATAGCCCGGGGTTGAAAACCACGAATTTTGCCACTGCGGACTACTTAGCATACTTTCTTGATTATTAGCTAATGCCAACACTTTATTGCTGTTAAAGGCAATATTAAAGCTACTGGTCCAGGTAAAGTCCCGGCTACGAATATTTACTGTACTCAGCGTTAACTCCAGGCCCTGGTTTTGTACACTGCCTATATTTTCATAAGCTGTGCTGTAACCGCTTGACGTAGGTAAGGTAGCGTTGAGCAAAAGGTCTTTAGTGGTTTTGCGATAAACATCAGCTGCCAGGCTGATACGATCGCCAAAAAAAGAAAGATCTATACCGCCATCATACTGAGTAGTGGTTTCCCATTTCAGATCGGGGTTACCGATGGCCAAGGGGATAACGCTGGCCGTTGCGGTATTGTTAAATGAGTAACCATAACTTGCAGGTAAACCGGTAGAAGACAGATAAGCAAAATCTGACACCCGGTTATTACCAGTCTGGCCGTAGCTGAAGCGCAGCTTACCGTTTGATAATACCTTATTACCTTTCAGAAATCCTTCTTCTGTAAACCTCCAGGCAGCAGCTGCCGACGGGAAGTATCCCCAATGATTCTTCGGCGCGAATTTGGAAGAACCGTCTGCACGGAACGAAGCCGTAAGGTAATAAACCGAATTGTAATTATAATTAATACGACCCAGCCATGATTGTGCGTTCCATAAAGAACTGGTGGCTTTAGTGTTAGACGGTATTAGGGTACCCTCATCCAGGCCACTGATACCCAATGACTCGTTAGGTAGCTGACCGGCGCCAAAGCCATACATGTTTGAAGTATTGCCCTGTTGGGTAAAACCGGCCAATACATTCAAGTTGTGCCTGCCGTAGCTCTTGTCCCAGGTCAGCGTATTCTCGTTAGCCCAGTTATTATTCTTGGAGGTAGATACCGATCCGTTAACACCATTAGTTGCCCCGAAAAGCGAGTTGGGGCTACCTAAAGCAGTATGTGTGTTATTAAAGCTTTCGTTACCTATCTCGGTATTGTTAATAATGCCGGTAACGCGCAGTGTCAAGTTTTTGGTGATAGCATAAGACAGATAAGTATTTACGTTTAACGCTGCTGTATTAACGTTACGTACCATATTCTCCTGATTGATCACCGGGTTAAATTTATAATCGTTTGCCGGGTTGGTTGTTGCATCAACCTCTTGTGTTTCACTATAAGGCGACAGCGGGTTTGAACCCCATACACTATACATTACATTAGAGGTACCACTGTTGTTAGAAGCGGCCAGGCTGTTACCAAACTGTTTTAGATAAGAGTAATTGGCATTGATGCCTACTTTCAGTTTGTCATTTATAGCCTGATCTAAAGTGATGCGCCCCTGGTAACGTTTAGAGCCAGTGTTGATAACGGTACCCATCTGATCATCTATTGATCCGGTTACCGCATATGTGGTTTGTTTGTTGCCGCCGCGCAGCGCCACATAATAGTCTCGCAGGCTGCCGGTTCTGAAGAAAGGCGACTGCCAGTCTGTAGTCGGATAGTTTTGATAATCAGCCAGGGTTTTTCCGGGCAAAGTGAAATAGGTATAGGTTGGCGTCGGGGCAACTGCCGAACCAGCTGTAGGGTCGCGCTCCAACTGCATCTGCAGGAAGTCATAACTGTTCATCAGCTTCATGGTTTTGATGTTACTGACAAAGCTCTGTGTTACGTTAGCATTAACAACCGGTACACCGGCTTTACCTTTTTTGGTGGTAATAATCACCACTCCATTGGCGCCACGGGCACCATAGATAGCGGTTGCAGAGGCATCTTTGAGCACATCAAGACTCTCAATATCCTGCGGATTAAGCAAGCTCAGGTTAAACCCTTCTATCGGGAAGCCATCTACTACGTACAGTGGGGTATTGTCTTGCGTAATTGAGTTGGCCCCGCGAACAACGATATTAATTGCCGATCCGGGTTGGCCATCGGCCGAATTAACCTGCACACCGGCCACACGGCCCGCCAATGATTCACCGACAGAAAGCACAGGCGCCTTGGTAACATCAGACATGGATATCCGACCGACAGCCCCCGTCAGGTCTTTTACCTTCTGTGTACCATAACCAACCACCACTACTTCATTCAGGGCAGACGCCTGGTCTTTCATCGTAACGCTAACCTGCAACTTCCCCGAAAGCGGCAGTTTCACTGATTCAAAACCTGTATAGCTAAAAAGCAGTGTAGCATTCTTATTGGAAACCGTAATTGAGAACTTTCCGTTAATATCGGTAACAGCAGCACTGGTGCTATTCTCTATTCTTACGGTTACGCCCGGTAAGGGCAATTGTTGTGTATCCTTAACCACACCGGTCACTTTCTGGGTTTGCGCATACAACCCGGCACACGACGCAAGGATCAACAAAACAAATAGCGCAATCCTTTTTAAACCACTACGAACACTCGTACCGGCAGACTGCATAGCGCATTGTAAATTCATCATAGTCTATATTAAATTAGATTAAAGGGCAATTGGCTTTAATGGATGTGATGCGATGCGCAAAACTTCCAGGTTTACAGGGGGCACCCTGCGTGTAGCATGTTGTAAAATTCTTCTCATCTATATAAAAATTGGTTTGTAATTGGATTTACTAAGTTAAACCAGGCGCCTGCTCCCAAGGGGCAAAATCTTCCTTACCTGGATGAAAATCTTCCCTATTTTTCAGCATGCTGATACCTGAGCAATGCTTCCAGGTAATAATAGTCTGCATAGCACAGCGGCACGTCAATCTCCGCATGGTGCGGCAGACTGCCTACCGAATGCTTGATCAAAAAATTATCGTTAGTATGCGGTATAGCCAGATACACGCTGCTGCTTAACGAGGTTAACATTTGCACGGCCTCATTTTTATAATTAGCACGTTGTTCTCCTTTTGAGAAATCGCTCAGCTCAAACAACGCCGACGATACAACCGCCGCCGCCGAGGCATCTCTGGGGATAGGATCTGAGTACTTATCTCGGTCATAAGCCCAAAGCGGGCGATATCCTGGTTGGTTAACATTAAAATCCCACAGGGGTATTTTATCTTCCGGCAAGCGTTTGTTGTTCAGAAAAAAGTCTGCCAGATGCTGCGCTAATTCCAGGAAGCGTTTATCATGCGTTTCCCGGTAAACCATGGTGAAGCCGTAAATTGCCCATGCCTGTCCACGCGCCCATGTAGAATTATCGGCATAACCCTGACAAGTTTCACGGTTTAATACTTTGCCGGTTTTTTCGTCATAATTTACCACATGGTAAGTGCTGTAATCGGGCCTTACATGGTTTTTCATGGTTGTTTCGGCGTGGTTAACGGCTATTTTATAATAGGTAGAGTCGCCGGTAGCTTTGGTGGCCCAGAACAGCAGTTCCAGGTTCATCATATTGTCAATAATTACCGGATAATGCCACATCGTTTTCCCGTCCCATGACAGCCGCTGATCCCATGATTTGATGGTTTTGGTAACCGGGCTGTAGCGGCTGGCTAATGATTTGGCAGACTGGATCATGATGCTCTTATATTGCGGGTTGTGTGTAAGGCGGTAAGCGTTACCATAACTGCAATACATCATAAAGCCCAGATCGTGAGTTGACTTGTTGTACTGGTTATCGGCCAGTGTGTTTGTCCAGGCCAGGGCGGCGTCTTTCCACTCCTGTTTATGTGTATACTCATAAAGATACCATAAATTACCCGCCCAAAAGCCTGAGGTCCACTCTTTCAGGCTAGTATTTTTAAGCGTACCATCTTCGTTAGCTGTGCGCGGGTAAAGGCGATAATCATGTTGTTCTTTCAACATATCGCTATAAAGTTGCTCGGCTCTTTTAAAACCTTCGCTAATAAGCAGGTCGCCCGAGTTATCAATTGGGGTGAATGCCGTAAATACGACAAAAAAGAGAAGGACTATGGGTATTCGCCTCAACATCATCATCTATTTATTTAATTGGTTTATAACAAGAGTGGCAGTACAGAACAGCCGTTAATTGTAAAGTCAAAGGACGGGACACCAGCGCTGTTTTTGGGAGAAAATCCTCCGTTTATAGGGGAAAATATTCCGTTTTTTTAAGCGTTTAGAGGCACTTCAAAATCAATTTTATACTAACTTTATGCCTCGCTTAAACATGTAAACAGAATTATCCAAATTCTGACAACCAATTATAAATGCATTACACTTTCCGGTTTATTGAAAAGAATTCATATTGCGTTATATGGTGTATGGCAGTAGCAATACTGTTTTGTACACAATATGCAGGCGGACAGGAGCACCGGCTCTATTTTGATAGCTTTAAGGTGAAAGATGGACTGCCTGACAACTCGGTAGTTTCATTAACGCAGGACTCAGGCGGATATGTCTGGGCCGTTACCAGGCATGGACTAAGCAGGTATGATGGGGTAAGTTTTAAAAACTTTAAACATGACGACAGCGACGAGGGCAGTATATCGTCAGACGAATCATTGGGTAGTGTTATCACAGATCGCCTGGGCAGAATTTGGGTTACCTCCAACGGGTTAGAGTTGTACCATCCTGAAAACGAATCGTTTCAGAAAATCCCAGTCGTGGTTCCGGGACTAAAAACTATCTATTTTGATAGCAGAAACAGATTATATCTGGGCGGCATTGGTTGTCTAAAATATTTAGAAGGAAAAAACCTGCAAACTTCAGGAATAATCGACCTGGGCCTCGATAAAAACACGCTAGTTCGTGTGATCTGCGAAGACGATCAGCATAATTTATTGGTCGGAACCACTAAAGGGCTGTTTAAAATAAATTTCCTCAGGCAAAGGCCCAACTCCCCCGCTAAGGCTGTTCTTGTAAATAGGCTTGACATCAGCGACATTACTACTGTTGCACAAGACAAACATCACAACCTATGGATCGGAACAAGGACAAATGGCCTCTATCATTACGATTACAAAACCGGCATTTTCAGCCCCTTTACGAAGGATAGTTCTCCCGATAAAACACTTATTGGCAGCCATATCAGAAAAATAATAGTGGCCAAAAACGGCACCCTATGGATTGGAACACAGGAAGGCTTATCTATCCTCAATATCGATAAGCAACGCTTTTATAATTTTCAATATGATCCCGCTGATCAGCATAGCCTGAGCCAGAATTCCATTTATGATATTTTTCAGGATAAAGCCGGCTCAATTTGGATCGGCACCTATTTTGGTGGGTTGAATGTGGTGCACCCGGAAGGTGCCCCTTTTACAGTTTTTCAAAACAATGCCTATAAAAACAGTATTAGCAGCAACATTATCAGTACCATTACGCAGGATGCGCATCACAACCTTTGGATAGGCACTGAAGCCGGAGGAGTTAATTTCTGGGACAAGCAAACCGGGCGGTTTACAGTTTTCAGAAACAACGTTGCCGATAAAACAAGCCTCAGTTCTAACCTTGTAAAGGCCATTGCTATCGAT
This region of Mucilaginibacter yixingensis genomic DNA includes:
- a CDS encoding TonB-dependent receptor; amino-acid sequence: MMNLQCAMQSAGTSVRSGLKRIALFVLLILASCAGLYAQTQKVTGVVKDTQQLPLPGVTVRIENSTSAAVTDINGKFSITVSNKNATLLFSYTGFESVKLPLSGKLQVSVTMKDQASALNEVVVVGYGTQKVKDLTGAVGRISMSDVTKAPVLSVGESLAGRVAGVQVNSADGQPGSAINIVVRGANSITQDNTPLYVVDGFPIEGFNLSLLNPQDIESLDVLKDASATAIYGARGANGVVIITTKKGKAGVPVVNANVTQSFVSNIKTMKLMNSYDFLQMQLERDPTAGSAVAPTPTYTYFTLPGKTLADYQNYPTTDWQSPFFRTGSLRDYYVALRGGNKQTTYAVTGSIDDQMGTVINTGSKRYQGRITLDQAINDKLKVGINANYSYLKQFGNSLAASNNSGTSNVMYSVWGSNPLSPYSETQEVDATTNPANDYKFNPVINQENMVRNVNTAALNVNTYLSYAITKNLTLRVTGIINNTEIGNESFNNTHTALGSPNSLFGATNGVNGSVSTSKNNNWANENTLTWDKSYGRHNLNVLAGFTQQGNTSNMYGFGAGQLPNESLGISGLDEGTLIPSNTKATSSLWNAQSWLGRINYNYNSVYYLTASFRADGSSKFAPKNHWGYFPSAAAAWRFTEEGFLKGNKVLSNGKLRFSYGQTGNNRVSDFAYLSSTGLPASYGYSFNNTATASVIPLAIGNPDLKWETTTQYDGGIDLSFFGDRISLAADVYRKTTKDLLLNATLPTSSGYSTAYENIGSVQNQGLELTLSTVNIRSRDFTWTSSFNIAFNSNKVLALANNQESMLSSPQWQNSWFSTPGYIARVGQPLGQMFGYIWDGNYQYSDFNRTATGGYVLKDNVASNGNNRASIQPGDIKYKDLNGDGVVNSSDYTVIGRSLPIHTGGFTNNFTYRNFDLSVFFQWSYGNDIQNVSRMVFEGNILGNTYLEQFASYNDRWTPTNQNSANYRVGGYFGGGYSSRTVEDGSYLRLKTVQLGYNLPKGWLQKIKVSSIRVFASAQNLWTWTHYTGEDPEVSTYNSVLTGGFDYSAYPRARTIAFGANVNF
- a CDS encoding RagB/SusD family nutrient uptake outer membrane protein, giving the protein MKRSLLFLAALLSLEMVSCKKNLDTVPSDTLTQTEYYNTEAKLNNALAGVYQPLVTESMYGSAMFSSIGAATDEGFYARSAQTTGVMVYNFDYTNADVNNLWTQLYQGIERANILIQNINLAPMDETKRKAILGETMFLRGYYYFLLVSNFGDVPLKTTPTASVSDVNIPRTPARDVYAQVLKDMQAAEGMVYTATSLGYGGRVSKTTVEGILARVCLTMAGYPLNDVSKYQDALSWAQKVVSSGEHSLNPSYKQMFVNLHQGIYDVKESMWEVEANNNNANGLGDYSRLGNVNGIALSANTDVIGYSYAFIDATAKLYNLYSAGDLRRDWAIAPYSYNSATTPVSDVFFTSAQLYNRNEGKFRREYETMPAPKNKNNTTINFPLLRYSDVLLMLAEAENQVNGPSATAYNAINQVRRRAFGLNVSTAGASVSVVSGLTLATAGNTGYAYSTTTQANVPLTITGGGGTGATGMASIASTGKVNGVAITNPGSGYTSAPTVKVGLVWAAGTNYTVGQQVTNGNNLYNVTTAGTSTATAPTNTSGASAAATTGAVFTYAGAAATVTATVATSTVDLPAGLSQSSFLQAIQDERARELCYESLRRADLIRWGIWVQTMNALGADMRTNGGSFAYGGLAGSNITARHNLYPIPSSEITVNRAVTQNPGW
- a CDS encoding glycoside hydrolase family 88 protein, with amino-acid sequence MLKEQHDYRLYPRTANEDGTLKNTSLKEWTSGFWAGNLWYLYEYTHKQEWKDAALAWTNTLADNQYNKSTHDLGFMMYCSYGNAYRLTHNPQYKSIMIQSAKSLASRYSPVTKTIKSWDQRLSWDGKTMWHYPVIIDNMMNLELLFWATKATGDSTYYKIAVNHAETTMKNHVRPDYSTYHVVNYDEKTGKVLNRETCQGYADNSTWARGQAWAIYGFTMVYRETHDKRFLELAQHLADFFLNNKRLPEDKIPLWDFNVNQPGYRPLWAYDRDKYSDPIPRDASAAAVVSSALFELSDFSKGEQRANYKNEAVQMLTSLSSSVYLAIPHTNDNFLIKHSVGSLPHHAEIDVPLCYADYYYLEALLRYQHAEK